Sequence from the Xiphophorus couchianus chromosome 23, X_couchianus-1.0, whole genome shotgun sequence genome:
GGACTTGCTGGCTGCATTTACAATAGTGTaacacacacagatggactTTGACCTTTAGATATTAAACCGGTAGCTACTCTGGGGTTTTATTAAGGTGTTTCAAAGCGAAAGGGAATACACACATAGTGGATATTActaatctgttttaaatgttcattgtaTTAGttcattaaataattaatgaaatattatttgcaCCAGATTTATGTTAAACTTGTTTCCGCTATGTGTAATATAATGGTCCTTTACTTTGTGCTGCTCTGTCAGATGAAACCCAGTGAAGTTTGTCTGGAACATTCTGCTTCAAAAGCTACAAGAGGAATTTTCTCCGTTTCCAAGATAGTTCGACTCGAGTGATTTTGAAAGACGCTGCTTCTCAGCAGGAAATAAGACTGTTGTCCCTTATCTTCTGCTCTGACttctgctttgctgtttttatctgcTAATGTCTGTAGGAACATGGCAGAGAATGGCAAAGACAAAGATCGGGCTGAAGACACTGTGGACTCTCTCAAAAGGTAGCGactgtttctttgtttggtttttgttgttttttttccaggccTCTCTCCCCTTTATGAACGTAAACTGCTGCTAGTGGCTTGCCAAACAAGAAAGTTCCTCTTCCTTTCCACAGAAACCAAGTTTCGACTGAACCTGTTACATCCAGCTTCTGTTCACATGTTAAATTAGGTTGAAAGCCATTTCGACTTTTGTCATATAATTATTACTCAGTGTTTAGGTGATGAACAAGTACTTCTGGTTTGAGTGAAATAGCCTCAGGAGTCTCTGTGTGTTCCcatgtgtgcagcagcagcaaagctCCACCAgctgatgatgacgatgatgagaAGGTGAAGAACAGCTCAGGGGGTCAAGGTACTCCCTCTGACCTTTACTGCTACCGAACGGACTACCCCTGCATGGGAATCTGCCTCATTATCAACAACAAGAACTTCCACAAAAAAACTGGTAAGATTTCACATCAACGTGCTATAGAACACGTTTGTCACTAAAAAGGATACTATTTCTTAAGTAATCAGATTTTaccttaatttttattttttattttggttggaTTGaatcccaaaaacaaaaatattgagctatatttctttttttttaataacccctccagggggtcttttgtgggctctagtgtcccttatatgacagtaggctgacaggaaatgggggaagacatgcggcaaatatcgtcgggtccgggagtcgaaccagGAAGACAAAGGGATCCGATTTACCAGTCCGATTCATTTAACGTATGAATCGAGCCAGAAATATGACTAAAGAACAACTTCTCTTTAAGATGttcactttgaaaaaaatctgctttcttGGAAGAAGATGGAAAAAGTAGTTAaagatgtgttaaaaatgtaatcttattttattttcatagatATTTACTCTTGCTTGgattcattaattaatttattttttttcatcctttgcTCTAACAAAAGAAGCCTTCAATCCATTAAAAcgcgatgtgtgtgtgtgtgaactcaCCCTGTTGTGGTGTGTTTGGAAATTCTgcgatttttaaaatgttagatttCATCGGTCAGGAAATCCAGGCCACAGATCTCACACTGGCTTCATCGAGCTACCATCCAGTTGCTAAGCAGattttcctctctgtcttccTTCAGGAATGGACGTCCGAAATGGAACCGATGTTGATGCTGCTAATGTTGCTAAGACATTCACTAAACTGGGTTACAAGATCAGATTGTTGAATGACCAGACCATGGATAACATGATAAAACAGATGGATACAGGTAACTACAGCACCTCAACGGATCAACTCGGATTCGTTTAAATCACTGAGACTCCGGCACCGTCCTCGTACCTCACAAGAGGAAGTGTTTTCATCGGGGTATACTCTTGTGGCTCAGACGTTTTGTGCTGTCTGACCAAAGTGTCCTACATGTTCAACTGAGTCTTACCTGGTCATTCTCAAATTTAGGTGATTCATTATCAGACCGTCTGTCCCAGAGGTTGCTAAACTTTTTAGAGTTTACGCTAGTGATTGCTTTTTAAGAGATATGAAAGTGCTTTGACATTGTTTAGTCCTCCTTGGACTCTGAGGTCTGTACTACAGCATCGTTTTACCACCTGTGGTGCCGAGTTTTGTCAACTCTGCATCACAGGTCGGTGCTGAGTTAGTGGGAACATTTTGAACTGTGGCCTTGTTACAAAAACAGCCACAAAGAAGCTACTTCTCCCTACGGCAAACATGACAGACTAATGTTCTGGATGACTTATAAAACTGCTGCAATGTTGTTTATTCTGGTAAATCTCTCATCGATCAGTGTGTAGGGTTCTGAACAAGGAGCTGGATCAGAACAGCCCCCATGATCAGCTTCACCCACAATCCCTGGAGCACTTTGGTGAAGAACAGTGGTGATGAAGCACCGTGTCACAAGTTAAGAATGACAGCAGAGTGACTCAAAGAGCAGAACGCAGACATTCTTGACCTCCCAGATCTCAACCCCACTGGGAACCTGaggtcaggttttaaaaaacaggGGGGGCAGTGGCATGCACAGACATGTTGGGGCGGTCAAGTGGGAAAAAAGAGAACCTTATGCACCACATGGAGCTGCTGGCTGACTTCGAAGTGTGAGATTTTTTTACAAGCACAGCTTAAGCGTTAATTATCAATTTCAAGCACCAATTTCTATTATCAGTAGCCATATGTTGTCTGATgcagatgtttaattttgttcagtACTTTACATGTTGGAAACAACAGAACAGAATATATCAATACAACAGCACAAAATATGACCATAAGAAGAATCCTCTACAGTGTTCTTCTGCATGTAATCAGTGTGACAGATGACAGAAACTGTCCTTAGATTCTTAGTTGAATACCTACAAGCTCTGAGAAGTGATATCAAATTTATGTTGGACAGAATTACAAGAATGTGGGGCACTGGTAAGGATTTCAAGGTTTTTAAATCCAGAAACGATACTGTGGGTACTGTACAttgtaaataataacaaaaacagaaaggaaaactgtttttgtccAGAGGAAAAAGAGGCAGGTCTCTAGGAGACTTTGAAGCAAATGATCAGTCATGATCAGGATGGGTAACCATCAGTCTGAATTTGATTCATAAGTTGATATCCACCACGTTGGAGTGAATTACTGACTAATAAACACTGTAAATATTGACTCTACACCATAAGCAGATCTGTTGCAAACTTCTAGAAGGTTTAGTTGCTCTTCATTCTACCATAACTTAAAGAAATACAGTCTTAAACACACTGATAAGTGTTAAACTTCTGTCAGACGCTGTCAATAGTTCATGCTAATGCCATAACAACAACACTGATGCACTGACAAAGAACTAAAATGGCAGAACAAGAATAGTTTGCTATTAGTCTATTGTTATGCTGTTAGTCTATTGACTAGCAGCATAACTCCACCTTACTGGTATAGCCAGGCCACCTCATCCTGCCAGCAACGCCAAAATGTGGCCCGTGCTACGATCAACGCTAACTATAGTCGGTGGTAGGAAGAAGCTCAAACTCTCATTTTACCAGACCTTCACACAGATGAATTTGTAACAATCAACAGAGGTGTGGCttgtaaattatattattaatatcATTTGGTTCACAAATATCCAGAAATGCCCTGGTGTAAGGGCTTGTGTCGCTCTGTGTGCGGTGGCGAAGGAGGACCACAGCCAGAACGCttcgtttgtgtgtgtgctgctcAGCCACGGAGACCAGGAGCTGATTTACGGCACGGATCGGTTCGAAAAGCTTGAAACGCTGATCGCATGCATTAAAGGACGTCGTTGCATGAGTCTGGTGGGGAAACCAAAGCTCTTCTTCATACAGGTCAGCTACAGTTCATTAGCTGAAAATGCCGCTTCATTCTAAGCTTTCTGGGTGTGATCGTTGGGTGTGTGGAGGGGGAATCGAGtgaattggtttgtttttcatctccCTCTTTATGTCACCTCGTCGTTCTTCGCGTCCCAGGCGTGCAGAGGTTCAGAGTTTGACCATGGCGTAGAGACGGATGCTGCAGTAGACGAAACGTCTGCGAAGATTCCCGTGGAGGCAGACTTTATGTACGCGTACTCTACTGCTCCAGGTAACTTACTCTGGTTGGATTTCTCTTCAACTTTCATCTGGTTTGTTCTTTCCTGAATCTCCTCTCTAACTCGTCGCTCCACCTGGCAGGCTTTTACTCCTGGAGAAGCACCAGTAACGGCTCCTGGTTCATACAGTCACCTTGTGAAAATCTGGCTAAGTTCAGTGGCCAGCTGGAGCTGATGCAGATCATGACGCGAGTCAACCACAAGGTGGCGTTCCACTTTGAATCTTCTTCCAACTTGCCTGGATTTAGTGGAAAAAAGCAAATCCCCTGCATTGTGTCAATGCTGACCAAAGACTTTTACTTCTCTACTAAATGAGTTCATAAAGTGTTCACCTTTGGGATTCAGAAAGTAATTTCaaagcatttattattttatttagagtaGAAACAGAATTAGACTATGTTCTTGTTAAGGAAActgttgttttcagatttcagaaaaatcacaccaacaatgtattttttttttataaactattAGGCCTATTGTTCAGAGGCGGTTCACCATCAGGGGTAAAACGAACACAGCAAAAGAACATCAGACTAGCAGTGTGTGACGGTACAGGGCAGTTTTGCTTCTTCAGAACCAGGACAACTTCCAGAATTTGATAGAATcctgattaattttattttatttttttacccctccaggggtcttttgtgggctctagtgtcccttaaatgatagtaggctgacaggaaacgggaaaggagaggggggaagacatgcggcaaatgtcgtcgggtccgggagtcgaacctgcaacggccgcgtcgaggactcaaggcctccaaatacgggtcgcgctaaccgctacgccaccacggcacgccgaATCCTGAATTTTTGCTCTCTACCAAAACATCCTGAAGGAGATTGTCTGACCATCAGTTCTTACGGACGCTATTATGTAGCAGGACAATGAGGAAAATGATGTTGTACGTTCAGGTCCTGAAGTTGGGGCGCAATAACGTTTTCCACATCTATCACACAGAGTTTGGTCattgtggtttttttccccctcttaataaataaaagaatttgaatacctgtattttgtttttactcggGTTATCTTtgtc
This genomic interval carries:
- the casp3b gene encoding caspase-3b isoform X1; amino-acid sequence: MAENGKDKDRAEDTVDSLKSSSKAPPADDDDDEKVKNSSGGQGTPSDLYCYRTDYPCMGICLIINNKNFHKKTGMDVRNGTDVDAANVAKTFTKLGYKIRLLNDQTMDNMIKQMDTVAKEDHSQNASFVCVLLSHGDQELIYGTDRFEKLETLIACIKGRRCMSLVGKPKLFFIQACRGSEFDHGVETDAAVDETSAKIPVEADFMYAYSTAPGFYSWRSTSNGSWFIQSPCENLAKFSGQLELMQIMTRVNHKVAFHFESSSNLPGFSGKKQIPCIVSMLTKDFYFSTK
- the casp3b gene encoding caspase-3b isoform X2, giving the protein MAENGKDKDRAEDTVDSLKSSKAPPADDDDDEKVKNSSGGQGTPSDLYCYRTDYPCMGICLIINNKNFHKKTGMDVRNGTDVDAANVAKTFTKLGYKIRLLNDQTMDNMIKQMDTVAKEDHSQNASFVCVLLSHGDQELIYGTDRFEKLETLIACIKGRRCMSLVGKPKLFFIQACRGSEFDHGVETDAAVDETSAKIPVEADFMYAYSTAPGFYSWRSTSNGSWFIQSPCENLAKFSGQLELMQIMTRVNHKVAFHFESSSNLPGFSGKKQIPCIVSMLTKDFYFSTK